A stretch of the Uranotaenia lowii strain MFRU-FL chromosome 3, ASM2978415v1, whole genome shotgun sequence genome encodes the following:
- the LOC129754073 gene encoding poly(A) RNA polymerase, mitochondrial-like, with protein sequence MYRLYLAGWQSYQHRIGAGVGNLQALRKVLSAQHPQTGFKQVCPGFNSNAQMRSVHGGVHTFESMLVGRKSEARRSILVQVSSERSFSELDAYCAQFGTVTSSHHYRVGGTCSGYGDDEADCHYIVVEFEKPESADAAIRSAVFNEEKPGVRARSIFLWFRAGPRAKLQVASGKSKSTNESKLTNVDASRTIDDKELRNLLLSAENAEDQIKILHQATCLNDVGKRLRFLAVRQMETSLQGMFPQAVAYPFGSSVNGFGKMGCDLDLILDLDSESSLVQNSNSRLVFHTKASNSNERTQVQRYLESIGDVLQLFLPGVNSVRRILKARVPIIKYHHEHLDLEIDLTMNNMTGVYMSELLYLFGQIDPRVQPLTFCVRRWAQSVGLTNHAPGYWITNFSLTMLVMYFLQQLQEPILPPINKLIQSASKTDLRITENHISCSFLRDVQKLNFSTKNTTPLDELLLQFFEFYSHFDFNQRAISLNIGSHILKPDHSPMYIVNPLETVLNVSKNVNLEETELFRIQVRNALWLLDTHEKSTRTSGEDWGLISLFGNKIKDRITPQMFFTKRLVNVKDILDDAGGDNDSAPVEYKNQTVKSQISHIQKSTREEISKLGGGKNGPPSSFANGGPMKMKRNAKRR encoded by the exons ATGTATCGGCTATACCTAGCGGGTTGGCAAAGTTATCAGCACAGGATCGGTGCTGGCGTGGGGAATTTACAGGCACTGCGAAAGGTCTTATCAGCGCAACACCCACAAACCGGATTCAAGCAAGTATGTCCCGGTTTTAACAGCAATGCACAAATGAGAAGTGTTCACG gCGGAGTTCATACTTTCGAAAGTATGCTGGTCGGTCGGAAATCTGAGGCTCGCCGTAGTATTCTAGTCCAAGTGAGTTCAGAGCGATCGTTTTCGGAACTGGACGCGTATTGTGCGCAGTTTGGCACGGTGACTAGTTCCCACCATTATCGGGTAGGAGGAACCTGTTCCGGCTATGGGGATGACGAGGCCGACTGTCACTACATCGTGGTCGAGTTTGAGAAACCGGAATCTGCTGATGCGGCCATACGGTCTGCGGTTTTCAACGAAGAAAAACCAGGCGTTAGGGCAAGATCGATATTTCTGTGGTTTAGAGCTGGTCCACGAGCGAAACTACAAGTTGCTTCGGGAAAATCTAAATCTACGAACGAGTCAAAGCTGACCAATGTCGATGCTAGCCGCACTATAGACGATAAGGAACTGAGAAATCTGCTTCTGTCGGCAGAGAACGCCGAAGATCAGATTAAAATACTTCACCAGGCAACATGTCTGAACGACGTGGGGAAAAGGTTGCGCTTTTTGGCTGTCCGACAAATGGAAACATCTCTCCAAGGGATGTTTCCTCAGGCTGTTGCATACCCGTTTGGTTCATCCGTTAACGGATTTGGGAAGATGGGGTGTGATTTAGATCTTATCCTTGATCTAGACTCGGAATCGTCTTTAGTCCAAAACAGCAACTCTCGACTGGTCTTCCACACAAAAGCTTCAAATTCGAATGAGCGAACACAAGTTCAACGATATCTGGAATCAATAGGTGATGTTTTGCAGCTGTTTTTGCCTGGAGTCAACAGTGTTAGGCGTATATTAAAGGCTCGTGTTCCTATAATCAAATACCACCACGAGCACTTAGATCTCGAAATCGATCTAACGATGAACAATATGACTGGTGTCTATATGTCGGAACTATTGTATCTGTTCGGCCAAATTGACCCACGTGTTCAGCCTTTAACTTTTTGTGTTCGAAGATGGGCACAATCGGTTGGACTGACAAATCACGCTCCCGGTTATTGGATAACGAACTTTTCCCTTACAATGTTAGTTATGTATTTCTTGCAACAGCTGCAAGAACCCATCCTTCCGCCCATTAACAAGCTGATTCAGAGCGCATCAAAAACGGATCTTCGAATTACAGAGAATCACATCAGTTGCTCATTTCTGCGGGACGTTCAGAAACTCAATTTCAGTACCAAAAATACTACCCCACTAGACGAACTGCTGCTTCAGTTTTTCGAGTTCTATTCCCATTTCGATTTCAATCAACGGGCTATTAGTCTTAACATCGGATCCCACATCCTTAAACCGGATCATAGTCCAATGTATATCGTTAACCCACTGGAAACGGTTCTCAACGTGAGCAAAAATGTAAACCTGGAGGAAACGGAACTTTTCCGGATACAGGTTAGGAACGCGCTGTGGCTCCTGGACACTCACGAAAAGTCAACCCGAACCAGTGGCGAAGATTGGGGCCTGATAAGTTTGTTTGGTAACAAAATCAAGGACCGCATAACGCCGCAAATGTTCTTCACCAAGCGATTGGTCAACGTGAAGGATATACTGGATGATGCGGGTGGGGATAACGATAGCGCCCCAGTAGAGTACAAGAATCAAACCGTCAAGAGCCAAATTTCCCACATACAGAAAAGCACCAGGGAGGAGATCAGTAAACTTGGCGGAGGGAAAAATGGACCGCCTAGTTCTTTTGCGAATGGGGGCCCTATGAAAATGAAGCGGAACGCCAAACGACGGTGA